A genomic stretch from Oscillatoria salina IIICB1 includes:
- a CDS encoding Rpn family recombination-promoting nuclease/putative transposase, whose translation MGKPETNTNRYQFQSPEVKQLNFRLDGIFLPSLDYPTEPIYFVEVQFYKDEDFYDRFFASIFLYFSQAKPINSDWYAVVIYDKRTKEASPHPRYRSLIDSHLRIFYLNELETETINGSLGLGIVKLIVESQSNAADYAKNLIEKAQAELTDTNLQTKVLGFIETIVVYKFPNLSREEVEKMLNLDFIKHTKVYQEVKEEGKIEGKLETISKLVEKGMSIQEIAEILDLDIEVVKKSLK comes from the coding sequence ATTGGGAAACCGGAAACTAATACCAACCGTTATCAATTTCAATCTCCCGAAGTTAAACAACTTAATTTTCGCTTAGATGGAATATTTTTACCTTCATTAGACTATCCAACTGAACCAATTTACTTTGTCGAGGTACAATTTTATAAAGACGAAGATTTTTACGACCGTTTTTTCGCGAGTATTTTCCTTTATTTTAGTCAAGCTAAACCGATTAACTCAGATTGGTATGCAGTTGTTATTTACGACAAGCGAACTAAGGAAGCATCACCTCATCCTCGCTATCGTAGTCTGATTGATTCCCATTTGCGAATCTTTTATCTCAACGAATTAGAAACAGAAACAATTAATGGTTCTCTCGGTTTAGGTATTGTAAAATTAATTGTAGAAAGTCAATCGAACGCTGCCGATTATGCTAAAAATTTAATCGAGAAAGCACAAGCAGAATTAACTGATACTAATCTTCAAACGAAAGTTCTAGGATTTATCGAAACAATTGTCGTTTATAAATTTCCTAATTTAAGCCGAGAGGAGGTAGAAAAAATGCTAAATCTAGATTTTATTAAACATACCAAAGTTTACCAAGAAGTTAAAGAAGAAGGAAAAATTGAAGGGAAATTAGAAACAATTTCTAAACTTGTAGAGAAAGGTATGAGTATTCAAGAAATTGCGGAAATTTTAGATTTAGATATTGAAGTTGTGAAAAAATCTCTTAAGTGA
- a CDS encoding GNAT family N-acetyltransferase: MVKQISPSYSITWIEKIAEIPKNVWDELAKPLKTPFLEWEWLNNLENSGSATAKTGWQSTHLTVWRNNQLIAAAPLYLKGHSYGEFVFDHQWADLAYRLGVRYYPKLLGMTPFTPAGGYRFLIAPGEDEDRLTEIMVAAIDHFCDRHSISGCNFLFVDPEWQPVIQRHGFTGWLHHSYIWQNKGFNTFDDYLGVFNANQRRNIKRERKAVAKAGLRVETLVGEEIPKSMFPLIYNFYSSTCDKFYWGSKYLTRKFFAQLYPNFRDRVMLVAAYTEDNSRQPVGLSFCLRKGDNLYGRYWGCFEEYDCLHFEACYYKPIEWAISQGVQMFDPGAGGRHKKRRGFPATPNYSMHRFYDPRMKKILGAYIDEINDMEQEEIEAINQDLPFSKREINLNPDTVK; encoded by the coding sequence ATGGTTAAACAAATTTCTCCTAGCTATTCGATTACTTGGATTGAGAAAATCGCCGAAATCCCGAAAAATGTCTGGGATGAGTTAGCAAAACCGTTAAAAACGCCATTTTTGGAGTGGGAATGGCTGAATAACCTGGAAAATTCTGGTAGCGCAACCGCAAAAACAGGTTGGCAATCTACTCATTTAACAGTATGGCGCAATAATCAATTAATTGCCGCAGCACCACTTTACCTTAAAGGTCACAGCTATGGCGAATTTGTCTTTGACCATCAATGGGCAGATTTAGCTTATCGTTTAGGAGTGCGTTATTATCCGAAACTGTTGGGAATGACTCCGTTTACTCCCGCAGGAGGTTATCGCTTTTTAATCGCACCAGGAGAAGATGAAGATCGGTTGACTGAAATTATGGTAGCAGCGATCGACCATTTCTGCGATCGCCACTCCATCTCTGGTTGTAATTTTCTCTTTGTTGACCCCGAATGGCAACCCGTCATCCAACGTCACGGCTTTACAGGTTGGCTACATCATAGCTATATTTGGCAAAATAAAGGCTTTAATACGTTTGACGACTATTTAGGTGTCTTTAACGCGAATCAACGTCGTAACATTAAACGAGAACGCAAAGCTGTTGCTAAAGCTGGGTTGCGTGTGGAAACTTTGGTTGGAGAAGAAATTCCTAAGTCAATGTTTCCTTTGATTTATAACTTCTATAGCAGCACTTGCGATAAATTTTACTGGGGAAGTAAGTATCTGACACGGAAATTCTTCGCGCAACTTTATCCTAATTTCCGCGATCGCGTCATGTTAGTCGCGGCTTATACTGAAGATAACTCTCGTCAACCCGTAGGATTATCTTTCTGTCTTCGTAAAGGAGACAATCTCTACGGACGTTATTGGGGTTGTTTTGAAGAATATGATTGCTTACATTTTGAAGCTTGTTACTATAAACCCATAGAATGGGCAATTAGTCAAGGGGTACAAATGTTCGACCCTGGCGCAGGAGGAAGACACAAAAAACGTCGCGGTTTTCCTGCTACTCCTAACTACAGTATGCACCGTTTTTATGACCCACGGATGAAGAAAATTCTTGGTGCTTATATCGACGAAATTAACGATATGGAACAAGAAGAAATTGAAGCAATAAATCAAGATTTACCTTTCAGCAAGCGAGAAATTAATCTTAATCCCGATACAGTTAAGTAG
- a CDS encoding DUF4346 domain-containing protein gives MSQTIENITAIDNELSKRDLALDPGGYFIIYLDSEAGLICAKHFTNIIDDRGLAVDPETGKPIPAKGKVARTATTIFTGRTAKELCVKIFEQTQPCPVTMLDHAAYLGREFVRAESALINSGDYIQD, from the coding sequence ATGAGTCAAACAATTGAAAATATAACAGCGATCGATAACGAACTCTCCAAACGCGACCTAGCCCTAGATCCGGGTGGCTACTTTATTATCTACCTAGATTCCGAAGCCGGATTAATTTGTGCCAAACACTTTACAAATATTATCGACGATCGCGGATTAGCCGTTGACCCAGAAACCGGAAAACCCATTCCCGCAAAAGGAAAAGTCGCACGTACAGCAACGACCATTTTTACTGGAAGAACAGCCAAAGAACTCTGCGTGAAAATCTTCGAGCAAACTCAGCCCTGTCCCGTAACCATGTTAGACCATGCTGCCTACCTGGGACGAGAATTTGTGCGGGCTGAGTCGGCATTAATCAACAGTGGAGACTATATACAAGACTAG
- a CDS encoding photosystem I reaction center subunit VIII: MTGAYAASYLPWILIPVVCWLFPAVAMGLLFIYIESEG; encoded by the coding sequence ATGACAGGTGCTTACGCAGCTTCTTACTTACCCTGGATCTTGATTCCTGTAGTTTGCTGGCTTTTCCCGGCTGTTGCTATGGGTTTGTTGTTTATTTACATCGAAAGCGAAGGCTAA
- the psb32 gene encoding photosystem II repair protein Psb32, whose product MFLVSVVLAFSVVVAPAWATSIYELPPVSAGEQTWVIDEANVLSRLNEGTLTNQLKKLANETGNEVRLVTIHRLDYGETIDSFADDLFAEWYSTPEAQAKQTLLVLDTLTNNVAIRTGEGVKSLLDEDIATSVVNDTIGTSIREGDKYNEAFLAASDRVVAVLSGQPDPGAPEVQDELNIERTYATAEETDDRNAAVWVLGLLVVATIIPMATYFFYQSYGG is encoded by the coding sequence GTGTTCTTAGTCTCAGTGGTGCTAGCGTTTAGTGTAGTGGTTGCGCCAGCTTGGGCGACGAGTATTTATGAATTACCTCCTGTTAGTGCGGGAGAACAAACCTGGGTGATAGATGAAGCTAATGTCTTGAGTCGTTTGAATGAAGGTACTCTGACTAATCAACTGAAAAAGTTAGCTAACGAAACGGGTAACGAAGTGCGCTTAGTTACTATTCATCGTTTGGATTATGGGGAAACTATCGACAGTTTCGCCGATGATTTGTTTGCTGAATGGTATTCTACTCCTGAAGCTCAGGCGAAGCAAACTTTGTTGGTTTTAGATACCTTAACTAATAATGTGGCGATTCGTACTGGAGAGGGTGTGAAAAGCCTCTTGGATGAGGATATTGCTACTAGTGTGGTTAACGATACGATTGGGACATCAATCCGAGAGGGAGATAAGTATAATGAGGCTTTTCTGGCAGCTAGCGATCGCGTTGTTGCTGTATTATCAGGTCAGCCAGACCCAGGTGCGCCGGAAGTTCAGGATGAGTTGAATATTGAGCGCACTTATGCTACTGCTGAGGAAACTGACGATCGCAATGCAGCAGTTTGGGTTCTCGGTTTGCTCGTAGTTGCGACGATTATTCCGATGGCTACTTACTTTTTCTATCAAAGCTATGGTGGCTAG
- a CDS encoding photosystem I reaction center protein subunit XI: MADPRNVEVVKPYHGDPFIGHLSTPISDSGFTRAFIGNLPAYRTGVSPIIRGLEVGLAHGYFVLGPWVLFGPLRDYGEAANLGALISAIALILIATAGMSVYGLVSFPKDDSQVPYLQDNPQAPDDLKTSQGWSQFTGGFFVGGMGGAFVAYFLLENSSTLDAIIRGIVNSQ, encoded by the coding sequence ATGGCAGATCCGAGAAACGTAGAAGTGGTCAAACCATATCATGGCGATCCCTTTATTGGTCATTTGTCAACCCCCATTTCTGATTCTGGTTTCACGAGAGCTTTCATTGGTAACTTACCCGCTTACCGCACCGGAGTTTCTCCAATCATACGCGGTTTAGAGGTTGGTTTAGCACACGGTTACTTTGTTCTTGGTCCTTGGGTGTTATTTGGACCTTTGCGCGATTACGGCGAAGCTGCTAACTTAGGTGCTTTGATTTCCGCGATCGCCTTAATTTTAATCGCTACCGCAGGTATGTCTGTTTACGGTTTAGTATCTTTCCCCAAAGATGACTCTCAAGTCCCTTACCTGCAAGATAACCCCCAAGCGCCTGACGATCTCAAGACTTCTCAAGGCTGGAGTCAGTTTACTGGCGGTTTCTTCGTTGGTGGAATGGGTGGCGCTTTCGTTGCTTATTTCTTACTCGAAAATTCATCTACTCTTGATGCAATTATTCGTGGTATCGTCAATAGTCAATAA